In one Paracoccus everestensis genomic region, the following are encoded:
- the leuC gene encoding 3-isopropylmalate dehydratase large subunit — translation MTQASDTTPRTLFGKIWDAHEIMRHPSGQSLLYIDRDLIHEGSFHAFADLKRRNLRPRRPQQIFGIADHYVPTLGRSADDAASPAIARMIRTFDENMEWGGLRHFGLSSREQGIVHVVAPEQGITLPGLTIVCSDSHTSTQGALGAIAFGIGQSENAHVLATQTLWQMRPKTMRVTVDGQLGQGVTAKDVMLALIARIGAAGAGRHAIEYAGQVVRNMSVEARLTLCNLSIEAAARLGMVAPDETTFRYVAGRHYAPTDQEWDLAMAQWRRLPTDDGAPFDREVEMDGAAIAPMVTWGTSPEDAVPITGRIPDPASFASAEKRKAAAKSLEYMDLAPGTELDGLPIDRVFIGSCTNSRIEDLRAAAAILKDRKAAIPTIVVPGSTQVREQAEAEGLARIFREAGFEWRQSGCSMCAAMNGDVVEPGERCASTSNRNFVGRQGPGARTHLVSPAMAAAAAITGRLTDVRRL, via the coding sequence ATGACGCAAGCATCCGACACCACGCCGCGAACCCTGTTCGGCAAGATCTGGGACGCGCATGAGATCATGCGCCACCCGTCCGGGCAGTCGCTTCTGTATATCGACCGCGACCTGATCCACGAGGGCAGCTTCCATGCCTTCGCCGACCTGAAGCGCCGCAACTTGCGCCCGCGCCGTCCCCAGCAGATCTTCGGGATCGCGGACCATTACGTCCCCACCTTGGGCCGCAGCGCGGATGACGCGGCAAGCCCCGCCATCGCCCGCATGATCCGCACCTTTGACGAGAACATGGAATGGGGCGGCCTGCGCCATTTCGGCCTGTCCAGCCGCGAACAGGGCATCGTCCATGTCGTGGCGCCGGAACAAGGCATCACCCTGCCCGGCCTGACCATCGTCTGCTCGGACAGCCATACCTCGACCCAAGGCGCACTTGGGGCCATCGCCTTCGGCATCGGGCAGTCGGAAAACGCCCATGTTCTGGCGACCCAGACCCTGTGGCAGATGCGGCCCAAGACCATGCGCGTCACGGTGGACGGGCAACTGGGACAGGGCGTCACCGCCAAGGACGTGATGCTGGCGCTGATCGCCCGGATCGGGGCTGCGGGCGCGGGCAGGCACGCCATCGAATATGCGGGCCAGGTCGTGCGCAATATGTCGGTCGAGGCGCGGCTGACGCTGTGCAACCTGTCGATCGAGGCCGCCGCCCGCCTGGGCATGGTTGCCCCCGACGAAACCACCTTCCGCTATGTCGCCGGGCGCCATTACGCGCCCACGGATCAGGAATGGGATCTTGCCATGGCCCAGTGGCGGCGGCTTCCCACCGACGACGGCGCCCCCTTCGACCGGGAGGTCGAGATGGACGGCGCGGCCATCGCCCCCATGGTCACCTGGGGCACCAGTCCCGAGGATGCCGTCCCGATCACCGGCCGCATCCCCGATCCCGCCAGCTTTGCCAGCGCAGAGAAGCGCAAGGCCGCCGCCAAGTCGCTGGAATACATGGACCTGGCGCCCGGCACCGAACTGGACGGGTTGCCCATCGACCGTGTCTTCATCGGATCCTGCACCAACAGCCGGATCGAGGATCTGCGCGCCGCCGCAGCCATCCTGAAGGACCGCAAGGCAGCCATCCCCACCATCGTCGTCCCCGGTTCCACCCAGGTCCGCGAACAGGCCGAGGCCGAGGGCCTGGCCCGCATCTTCCGCGAGGCGGGCTTCGAATGGCGCCAGTCTGGCTGTTCCATGTGTGCGGCGATGAACGGCGATGTGGTGGAACCTGGCGAACGCTGCGCCTCGACATCGAACCGGAATTTCGTGGGGCGGCAGGGGCCGGGTGCGCGAACCCATCTGGTCAGCCCCGCCATGGCCGCCGCCGCCGCGATCACCGGGCGGCTGACCGATGTCCGCAGGCTGTAA
- the leuD gene encoding 3-isopropylmalate dehydratase small subunit: MKAFTRGTSTVAYVPGVNCDTDQIIPGRFLKADRAEGYDKFLFHDIRRDADGNLDPGFPLNRPDAQGARILLVEDNFGCGSSREGAVYALADAGIRALLAPSFGDIFFNNALKNGIVPVRLPVTVCEALADHLSDNPDAAVTVDLEAAQVVLPGDLGAHPITIDAFARDCLLQGLDEIEMTFTYLNRIAAFEADRMARNPWLGR; this comes from the coding sequence ATGAAGGCCTTCACCCGCGGAACCTCGACCGTCGCTTATGTTCCCGGCGTCAACTGCGACACCGACCAGATCATCCCCGGCCGCTTTCTCAAGGCCGACCGGGCCGAGGGATACGACAAGTTCCTGTTCCACGACATCCGCCGCGACGCGGATGGCAACCTCGACCCCGGCTTTCCGCTGAACCGTCCCGACGCACAGGGGGCCAGGATCCTGCTGGTCGAGGACAACTTCGGCTGCGGGTCATCCCGCGAAGGCGCGGTCTATGCCCTGGCTGATGCGGGCATCCGCGCGCTGCTGGCACCCAGCTTCGGCGACATCTTCTTCAACAACGCGCTCAAGAACGGCATCGTCCCGGTCCGCCTGCCGGTCACTGTCTGCGAAGCCTTGGCGGATCACCTGTCCGACAACCCCGACGCCGCCGTCACGGTCGACCTGGAAGCCGCGCAGGTGGTCCTGCCCGGCGATCTGGGCGCCCATCCGATCACCATCGACGCCTTCGCCCGCGACTGTCTTCTGCAGGGCCTGGACGAGATCGAGATGACCTTCACCTACCTAAACCGGATCGCGGCATTCGAGGCCGACAGGATGGCCCGCAACCCATGGCTGGGGCGCTGA
- a CDS encoding ABC transporter substrate-binding protein — protein MTYTLNRRGLLKASGAAALVSGLSMPSILRAQGQTVKIGVLEPLTGNLAYNGTQCAAGAKFAADAINAAGGIKSMGGAQIELVVVDAQSRPEIAASAVDTLAEAGVVAFTGASASALGLASSQAAAKYDLAQVFSIGTAETIVERGLPNVFRFTPGVNKCTSVALENLKQLNAAAGSPVKTAAIVHEDGPFGSNMAKIMAEQLPQQGIEVVETISHPTPHRDFNNIALRVKASGANILIPSNYLNEYTLMARALRQQRAELMAIYSILGGAASNIKFVRENNDVAQYVMDCNHWYDPNKPESQALAASVAEAGLDLTYDVMVSYATIQVIADALERGASTDRKAMIDTLAASTFDGSIMPYGPTKFVNGDNVNSQPVNTQIRGEEIELVFPEEYATAEPVFPVPQEG, from the coding sequence ATGACATACACACTCAATCGCCGCGGCTTGCTGAAGGCCTCGGGCGCGGCCGCCCTTGTCAGCGGGCTGTCCATGCCCTCGATCCTGCGGGCGCAAGGCCAGACCGTGAAGATCGGCGTGCTGGAACCGCTGACCGGCAACCTGGCCTATAACGGGACGCAATGCGCGGCGGGCGCGAAATTCGCGGCCGACGCGATCAACGCCGCCGGCGGCATCAAGAGCATGGGCGGCGCGCAGATCGAACTGGTCGTGGTCGATGCCCAGAGCCGCCCCGAGATCGCCGCGTCGGCGGTGGACACCCTGGCCGAGGCTGGCGTGGTGGCCTTCACCGGCGCAAGCGCATCAGCCCTGGGGCTGGCATCGTCGCAGGCGGCGGCGAAATACGACCTGGCGCAGGTGTTTTCCATCGGCACCGCCGAGACGATCGTGGAACGCGGCCTGCCCAACGTCTTCCGCTTCACCCCGGGCGTGAACAAATGCACCAGCGTCGCGCTTGAAAACCTCAAGCAGCTGAACGCGGCTGCCGGCAGCCCGGTCAAGACCGCCGCCATCGTCCACGAGGACGGCCCCTTCGGATCGAACATGGCCAAGATCATGGCCGAGCAACTGCCCCAGCAGGGCATCGAGGTGGTCGAGACGATTTCCCACCCCACGCCGCATCGCGACTTCAACAACATCGCGCTGCGGGTGAAGGCGTCGGGGGCGAACATCCTGATCCCGTCGAACTATCTCAACGAATACACGCTGATGGCACGCGCCTTGCGCCAGCAGCGGGCCGAACTGATGGCGATCTATTCGATCCTGGGCGGCGCCGCGTCCAACATCAAGTTCGTGCGCGAAAACAACGACGTGGCGCAATACGTGATGGACTGCAACCACTGGTACGACCCCAACAAGCCCGAATCCCAGGCGCTTGCCGCCAGCGTGGCCGAGGCGGGGCTGGACCTGACCTATGACGTGATGGTGTCCTATGCCACGATCCAGGTCATCGCCGACGCCTTGGAACGCGGCGCCTCGACCGACCGCAAGGCGATGATCGACACCTTGGCGGCATCCACCTTTGACGGCTCGATCATGCCTTACGGCCCGACCAAGTTCGTCAACGGCGACAACGTCAACTCGCAGCCGGTGAACACCCAGATCCGGGGCGAGGAGATCGAGCTGGTCTTCCCCGAGGAATACGCAACCGCCGAGCCTGTCTTCCCTGTTCCGCAGGAAGGCTGA
- a CDS encoding branched-chain amino acid ABC transporter permease, translating to MSSLILPAVLSGLTMGAVYALVALGLTLIYGVLHIINFAHGSLLMLALYAAYFLFVHMGVDPYLAIPILLPVFFCLGYALQRWLIAPMSGGSEQNVLLVTLALALIIDNLALYFWTSNTRSVDIPYAYNTVEFLGAYLPLGRVIAFFAAIAAAPLLWLFMTRTRTGSAIRAVAIEKRGAEIVGIDVNHTYAICFGIGTACVALAACLLLPTFYVTPQVGYSFVLVAFTTVVLGGMGSLPGALIAGLLLGVIESLCGLFLGESLGQIGIFMAFILILLFKPSGLLGRRAA from the coding sequence ATGTCCAGCCTCATCCTGCCCGCCGTGCTCAGCGGCCTGACGATGGGGGCCGTCTATGCGCTTGTCGCGCTTGGGCTGACCCTGATCTACGGTGTCCTGCACATCATCAACTTCGCCCATGGCAGCCTGCTGATGCTGGCGCTTTATGCGGCCTATTTCCTGTTCGTCCACATGGGCGTGGATCCCTATCTGGCGATCCCGATCCTGCTGCCGGTGTTCTTCTGCCTGGGCTATGCCCTGCAACGCTGGCTGATCGCCCCCATGAGCGGCGGGTCGGAACAGAACGTCCTGCTGGTCACGCTGGCGCTTGCCCTGATCATCGACAACCTGGCGCTTTACTTCTGGACATCCAACACGCGCAGCGTTGACATCCCTTATGCCTACAACACCGTGGAATTCCTGGGTGCATACCTGCCGCTGGGCCGGGTGATCGCCTTCTTCGCGGCCATCGCAGCCGCGCCCCTGCTGTGGCTGTTCATGACCCGCACCCGGACCGGGTCCGCCATCCGCGCCGTCGCCATCGAGAAGCGCGGGGCCGAGATCGTGGGCATCGACGTGAACCACACCTATGCGATCTGCTTCGGCATCGGCACGGCCTGCGTGGCGCTTGCCGCCTGCCTGCTGCTGCCGACCTTCTATGTCACGCCGCAGGTGGGTTACTCCTTCGTCCTCGTGGCCTTTACCACGGTCGTCCTGGGCGGCATGGGCAGCCTGCCCGGCGCGCTGATCGCGGGGCTGCTGCTGGGGGTGATCGAGTCGCTCTGCGGGCTGTTCCTGGGCGAAAGCCTGGGCCAGATCGGCATCTTTATGGCCTTCATCCTGATCCTGCTGTTCAAGCCGTCGGGTCTTCTGGGCAGGAGGGCCGCGTGA
- a CDS encoding branched-chain amino acid ABC transporter permease, with protein sequence MKPQSMGQAVLIALALIYLASLYFMSSPVWMGFTINALIVAVVALAWNITGGFGGMASFGHAAMYGTGAYASAILQVQYGVNAWIAFAAGILAGAAMGAFIGALAFRYGLKGSYFALVTLAFAEVLRICASSFAITGGGSGLQLRLDPGLSTLQFNDRTVVYTILLVIMALVMALTAWLKYSRFGAYLIAVRENEDAARALGIDTYRIKVKAMAISGAFAGLAGVLYLQVWLFIDSAVVYGSAVSIEALIGPIIGGAGTVWGPLIGTLGLHLLGEGAKHLLHNAPGLNFVLYAVVLICALRFLPQGLMGLAARIGTFRKKEGDNA encoded by the coding sequence ATGAAACCGCAATCCATGGGACAGGCGGTCCTAATCGCACTGGCGCTGATCTATCTGGCCAGCCTCTACTTCATGTCCTCGCCCGTCTGGATGGGCTTCACCATCAACGCGCTGATCGTCGCCGTCGTGGCGCTTGCCTGGAACATCACCGGCGGCTTCGGGGGCATGGCGTCCTTCGGCCATGCCGCGATGTATGGGACCGGAGCCTATGCCTCGGCCATCCTGCAGGTCCAGTATGGCGTGAACGCCTGGATCGCCTTCGCGGCCGGGATCCTGGCGGGTGCGGCCATGGGCGCCTTCATCGGTGCGCTTGCCTTCCGCTATGGCCTCAAGGGATCCTACTTCGCGCTTGTCACGCTGGCCTTTGCCGAGGTGCTGCGGATCTGCGCCTCGTCCTTTGCCATCACCGGCGGCGGCAGCGGCTTGCAACTGCGGCTTGATCCGGGGCTGTCCACGTTGCAGTTCAATGACCGGACCGTCGTCTATACGATCCTGCTGGTGATCATGGCCCTGGTCATGGCCCTGACCGCCTGGCTGAAATATTCGCGCTTCGGCGCCTATCTGATCGCCGTGCGCGAAAACGAGGACGCGGCCCGCGCGCTTGGTATCGACACCTATCGCATCAAGGTCAAGGCCATGGCGATTTCGGGCGCCTTCGCGGGTCTGGCCGGGGTGCTGTATCTTCAGGTCTGGCTATTCATCGACAGCGCCGTCGTCTATGGCAGCGCGGTGTCGATCGAGGCGCTGATCGGCCCGATCATCGGCGGCGCGGGTACCGTCTGGGGGCCGCTGATCGGCACCCTGGGCCTGCACCTGCTGGGCGAAGGCGCGAAACACCTGCTGCACAACGCGCCGGGCCTGAACTTCGTGCTGTACGCGGTGGTCCTGATCTGCGCGCTGCGTTTCCTGCCCCAGGGCCTGATGGGGCTTGCCGCCCGCATCGGCACCTTCCGCAAGAAGGAGGGCGACAATGCTTGA
- a CDS encoding ABC transporter ATP-binding protein encodes MLEVRNLSKSFGGLKAVDNASLDVPEGGIVGLLGPNGAGKTTCFTMIAGFTKPNDGTLRFMGQDITGLPPHRICAMGMIRTFQIVQPFAGLTVQENIAVGAYLHHHNRAEAMGVARQVGKRLGMGALLDRPASSLTIAGRKRLELARALATGAKLLLLDEVMAGLIPSEVSEIVGIIRQIRDEGHTFLMIEHVMQAVMSLAETAYVLNHGKMIAHGTPQDLVRDPGVVEAYLGHGAAARLQEGQHA; translated from the coding sequence ATGCTTGAGGTCCGCAACCTGTCCAAAAGCTTCGGCGGCCTGAAGGCGGTCGACAACGCATCCTTGGACGTGCCCGAAGGCGGCATCGTCGGCCTGCTGGGTCCGAACGGCGCGGGCAAGACCACCTGCTTCACCATGATCGCGGGCTTTACCAAGCCGAACGACGGCACACTGCGCTTCATGGGCCAGGACATCACCGGCCTGCCCCCGCACCGCATCTGCGCCATGGGGATGATCCGCACCTTCCAGATCGTGCAGCCCTTCGCGGGTCTGACGGTGCAGGAAAACATCGCGGTCGGCGCCTATCTGCACCACCACAACCGGGCCGAGGCGATGGGAGTGGCCCGCCAGGTCGGCAAGCGGCTGGGCATGGGCGCGCTGCTGGACCGTCCGGCATCATCCCTGACCATCGCGGGGCGCAAGCGGCTGGAACTGGCCCGCGCCCTTGCCACCGGCGCGAAGCTTCTGCTGCTGGACGAGGTGATGGCCGGGCTGATCCCGTCCGAGGTGTCGGAAATCGTCGGCATCATCCGCCAGATCCGCGACGAGGGGCACACCTTCCTGATGATCGAACATGTCATGCAGGCGGTGATGAGCCTAGCCGAAACCGCCTATGTGCTGAACCACGGCAAGATGATCGCGCATGGCACGCCGCAGGACCTGGTCCGGGATCCCGGCGTGGTCGAAGCCTATCTGGGCCACGGTGCCGCCGCGCGCCTGCAGGAGGGACAGCATGCTTGA
- a CDS encoding ABC transporter ATP-binding protein, protein MLEISGIRAGYGSMAVLHGIDLRVDAGEIVALLGSNGVGKTTLNNVISGFIRPTAGEVRFEGTRITGMKPRDIVALGIAQVPEGRKIFPNLSVAENLELGAFRRATANRKQNFDRICTIFPRLRERLDQLAGTLSGGEQQMLAIGRGMMSEPKLLILDEPSLGLSPLMVEEMFGLIGRINADGCAVLLVEQNVMQSLNVASRAYVIEQGHLVMQGDAAGMLADPQLRQAYLGL, encoded by the coding sequence ATGCTTGAGATTTCCGGCATCCGCGCGGGCTATGGCTCCATGGCCGTGCTGCACGGCATCGACCTGCGCGTCGACGCGGGCGAGATCGTGGCCCTGCTGGGCTCGAACGGGGTGGGCAAGACCACGCTGAACAACGTCATCTCGGGCTTCATCCGGCCCACGGCAGGCGAGGTGCGGTTCGAGGGAACGCGCATCACCGGCATGAAGCCGCGCGACATCGTGGCCCTTGGCATCGCGCAGGTCCCCGAAGGCCGCAAGATCTTCCCCAACCTGTCGGTCGCGGAAAACCTGGAACTGGGCGCGTTCCGACGCGCCACCGCCAACCGCAAGCAGAACTTCGACCGCATCTGCACGATCTTCCCGCGCCTGCGCGAACGGCTGGACCAGCTTGCGGGCACGCTGTCGGGGGGCGAACAGCAGATGCTGGCGATCGGGCGCGGCATGATGTCCGAACCCAAGCTGCTGATCCTGGACGAACCCTCGCTGGGCCTGTCCCCCCTGATGGTCGAGGAGATGTTCGGCCTGATCGGGCGCATCAACGCCGATGGCTGCGCGGTGCTGCTGGTGGAACAGAACGTGATGCAGTCGCTGAACGTCGCAAGCCGGGCCTATGTGATCGAACAAGGCCATCTGGTGATGCAGGGGGACGCGGCCGGGATGCTGGCCGATCCGCAGCTGCGCCAGGCCTATCTGGGTCTTTGA
- a CDS encoding isocitrate lyase/PEP mutase family protein, translating into MSLTRTRRLRQALAGERAVMAPGVVDAMYARLVAEAGFEAMYMTGAGTSATRLGYPDVGLLTMTEMVDNATRIADASDLPLIADADNGFGGPLNVRRAIQLYERGGVAAVHLEDQVLPKRCGHLSGKQLISAEDMVAKVKAAVDARVDPDFVVIARTDALALHGRNAAFDRAEMYREAGADVIFIESPLPDDLPHVAPRFPGIPLLYNMATSGKTPFLTRTEIEALGFKLIIYPNWLLLSACEAARKTLEVLKREETIASVAPNVMSFKQFFDTARMAEVQELEARYGTPENSRTEY; encoded by the coding sequence ATGTCGCTGACACGCACGCGCCGCCTGCGCCAGGCCCTGGCAGGCGAACGGGCCGTCATGGCCCCCGGGGTCGTTGACGCCATGTATGCCCGCCTTGTCGCCGAGGCCGGGTTCGAGGCCATGTACATGACCGGCGCCGGAACATCGGCCACGCGGCTGGGCTATCCCGACGTGGGGCTGCTGACCATGACCGAGATGGTGGACAACGCCACCCGCATCGCCGACGCATCCGACCTGCCGCTGATCGCGGACGCCGACAACGGCTTCGGCGGGCCGCTGAACGTGCGCCGGGCGATCCAGCTTTACGAACGCGGCGGGGTCGCGGCCGTCCACCTTGAGGATCAGGTGCTGCCCAAGCGCTGCGGCCATTTGTCCGGCAAGCAGCTGATCAGCGCGGAAGACATGGTCGCCAAGGTCAAGGCCGCCGTGGATGCGCGCGTGGATCCCGACTTCGTGGTCATCGCCCGCACCGACGCCCTGGCGCTGCACGGCCGCAACGCCGCCTTCGACCGGGCCGAGATGTATCGCGAGGCAGGCGCCGACGTGATCTTCATCGAAAGCCCCCTGCCCGACGACCTGCCCCATGTCGCACCACGTTTCCCCGGCATCCCGCTGCTCTACAACATGGCGACCTCGGGCAAGACGCCATTCCTGACGCGCACGGAAATCGAGGCGCTCGGCTTCAAGCTGATCATCTATCCCAACTGGCTGCTGCTCTCGGCCTGCGAGGCGGCGCGCAAGACGCTCGAGGTGCTGAAGCGCGAGGAAACCATCGCCTCGGTCGCGCCCAATGTGATGAGCTTCAAGCAGTTCTTCGACACCGCCCGCATGGCCGAGGTGCAGGAACTGGAAGCCCGCTATGGCACGCCGGAAAACAGCCGCACCGAATACTGA
- a CDS encoding FAD-dependent oxidoreductase — protein MAVLSADGVDFDFEMPVVVIGAGACGLVAALAAHDAGQEVMILERDDNPQGSTSLSAGLIPAAGTRLQHEAGIDDDPDLFAADIVAKTHGHTPQHMALLAARTSGPMIDWLMDSHAVSFRLVTGFLYPGHSRMRMHGPDSRTGADLEQALLSAVSRAGIDLLTGASVEDLFVDAEGRVTGVRFRRPDGAVETLGCKALILACCGFAGDADMVRRHIPEIADAECCGHLSNTGDAVKWGAELGAQLADMGAYQGHGSVAHPHGLPLTWAVVTQGGILVDTEGRRFSNEMRGYSEHGAEVAAQPGHVAWDIFDARCEEAALDFHDYREIRKLGAVKSADTVEELAAATGLPLDALQAELDAIAAAAASGIPDRLGRSFAPDQVLAPPFRAVKVNGALFHTQGGLVIDHDARVLRTDGTPLPNLMAGGGAARGLSGDSNYGYLSGNGLLSATAFGRLAGITAARIAAEA, from the coding sequence ATGGCTGTTCTTTCCGCCGATGGCGTGGATTTTGACTTCGAGATGCCGGTCGTGGTGATCGGCGCGGGCGCCTGCGGCCTTGTCGCGGCGCTTGCCGCCCATGACGCGGGGCAAGAGGTGATGATCCTCGAACGCGACGACAACCCGCAAGGCTCGACCTCGCTGTCGGCGGGCCTGATCCCGGCGGCGGGCACGCGGTTGCAGCACGAGGCCGGGATCGACGACGACCCCGACCTGTTCGCCGCCGACATCGTGGCCAAGACTCACGGCCATACGCCGCAGCACATGGCGTTGCTGGCCGCCCGAACCTCGGGTCCGATGATCGACTGGCTGATGGACAGCCACGCCGTCAGCTTCCGGCTGGTGACGGGCTTCCTTTATCCCGGCCATTCTCGGATGCGGATGCACGGGCCGGACAGCCGCACCGGGGCCGATCTGGAACAGGCGCTGCTGTCGGCGGTCTCGCGGGCGGGCATCGACCTGCTGACCGGTGCCTCGGTCGAGGATCTGTTCGTCGATGCCGAGGGCCGCGTCACCGGCGTGCGCTTCCGCCGTCCTGATGGCGCCGTGGAGACCTTGGGCTGCAAGGCGCTGATCCTGGCCTGCTGCGGCTTCGCGGGCGACGCGGACATGGTGCGCCGTCACATCCCGGAAATCGCCGACGCCGAATGCTGCGGGCATCTGTCAAACACCGGCGACGCGGTGAAATGGGGCGCGGAACTGGGCGCGCAACTGGCTGACATGGGCGCGTATCAGGGCCACGGATCGGTCGCGCATCCCCATGGGCTGCCGCTGACCTGGGCGGTCGTCACGCAGGGCGGCATCCTGGTCGACACCGAAGGCCGACGGTTTTCCAACGAGATGCGCGGCTATTCCGAACACGGGGCCGAGGTCGCGGCACAGCCCGGCCATGTCGCCTGGGACATCTTCGATGCCCGCTGCGAGGAAGCTGCGCTGGATTTCCATGACTATCGCGAGATCCGCAAGCTGGGCGCGGTGAAGTCCGCCGATACGGTCGAGGAACTGGCCGCCGCGACAGGCCTGCCCCTGGACGCGCTGCAAGCTGAACTGGATGCCATCGCCGCCGCCGCAGCCAGCGGCATACCCGACCGCCTGGGCCGCAGCTTCGCGCCCGACCAGGTGCTGGCCCCGCCCTTCCGCGCGGTCAAAGTGAATGGCGCGCTGTTCCACACCCAGGGCGGGCTGGTCATCGACCATGACGCACGGGTGCTGCGGACCGATGGCACGCCGCTGCCGAACCTGATGGCGGGGGGCGGGGCCGCGCGCGGCCTGTCCGGCGATTCCAACTATGGCTATCTGTCCGGCAACGGCCTGCTGTCGGCCACCGCCTTCGGGCGCCTGGCCGGCATCACCGCCGCGCGCATCGCAGCCGAGGCATGA
- a CDS encoding aspartate/glutamate racemase family protein produces the protein MKKVLVIVPFPMNDEDLALRQAQMDAVDLGPGIRFDYRPVRVGPRNYSSQHDMALADFSILDAGLDAQIEGYDAVCIDTMSDSGMAMLRSVLDIPVIAPGRQSMLVAQMLGEKLSILMMWDRWKMLYTKTLGELGMEHKCASMRSIGVTPDNKALLSGKEDQVSPLLLDAARRCIDDDGAQVLILGSTTMHQAHDWLASRLDVPVINPGPLTYKLASVALDLGLTHSKATWPAPLSPKHDMIRAIGAAGAAFLEDRP, from the coding sequence ATGAAGAAGGTCCTGGTGATCGTCCCCTTCCCGATGAACGACGAGGATCTTGCCCTGCGGCAGGCGCAGATGGACGCGGTGGACCTGGGTCCGGGGATCAGGTTCGACTATCGCCCCGTGCGCGTCGGACCCAGGAACTACTCCAGCCAGCACGATATGGCGCTTGCCGATTTCTCAATACTCGACGCGGGGCTGGATGCCCAGATCGAAGGCTATGACGCAGTCTGCATCGACACCATGTCCGACAGTGGCATGGCGATGCTGCGGTCGGTGCTGGACATCCCGGTCATCGCGCCGGGGCGGCAGTCCATGCTGGTCGCGCAGATGCTGGGCGAAAAATTATCGATCCTGATGATGTGGGATCGCTGGAAGATGCTTTACACCAAGACGCTGGGCGAGTTGGGGATGGAGCATAAATGCGCCTCCATGCGGTCGATCGGCGTCACGCCCGACAACAAGGCGCTGCTGTCGGGCAAGGAAGATCAGGTCTCTCCCCTGCTGCTGGATGCCGCCCGGCGCTGCATCGACGATGACGGCGCGCAGGTGCTGATCCTGGGATCGACCACCATGCATCAGGCGCATGACTGGTTGGCAAGCCGCCTGGACGTGCCGGTCATCAATCCCGGCCCGCTGACCTACAAGCTGGCCTCGGTCGCGCTTGATCTTGGGCTGACCCATTCCAAGGCCACCTGGCCCGCGCCGCTTTCCCCCAAGCACGACATGATCCGCGCCATCGGCGCCGCCGGGGCCGCCTTCCTGGAGGACCGCCCGTGA
- a CDS encoding aspartate/glutamate racemase family protein, with protein MTRILVIVPFALDAEGIRNREAQSAYVTFPADWQLTYRPVTCGPMSFMSPHDWGLMDMAIFEAGCTAQDEGFDAVCIDTMSDSGMVMLRSVLDIPVIGAGKASMLYALTLGGRFSILAQWEPALPRYRKAIREYGFDRQCASVRSFDQPPDFANLLGGKEDQVFPRMRDVALRCINEDGAEVICLGSTTMHQAGEYLAANLPVPVVNPGPLTYKLVETFLALGLTHGRAAYPAPVEPRLDMLRTMMKAGAEAEAQAKG; from the coding sequence GTGACCCGCATCCTTGTCATCGTCCCCTTCGCGTTGGATGCCGAGGGCATCCGCAACCGAGAGGCGCAGTCGGCCTATGTTACCTTTCCCGCCGACTGGCAGCTGACCTATCGCCCGGTCACCTGCGGGCCGATGTCCTTCATGTCGCCCCATGACTGGGGCTTGATGGATATGGCGATCTTCGAGGCGGGCTGCACGGCCCAGGACGAAGGCTTCGACGCGGTCTGCATCGACACCATGTCGGACAGCGGCATGGTCATGCTGCGGTCGGTCCTCGACATTCCGGTGATCGGCGCGGGCAAGGCGTCCATGCTCTATGCGCTGACGCTGGGCGGGCGGTTTTCCATTCTCGCGCAATGGGAACCGGCCCTGCCCCGCTATCGCAAGGCGATCCGCGAATATGGCTTCGACCGGCAATGCGCATCCGTCCGCAGCTTCGACCAGCCGCCCGATTTCGCGAACCTGCTGGGCGGGAAAGAGGATCAGGTCTTTCCCCGGATGCGCGATGTCGCCCTGCGCTGCATCAACGAGGACGGGGCCGAGGTGATCTGCCTGGGGTCCACCACCATGCATCAGGCGGGCGAATACCTGGCCGCGAACCTGCCCGTGCCGGTCGTGAACCCCGGTCCCCTGACCTACAAGCTGGTCGAGACCTTCCTGGCGCTTGGCCTGACCCATGGCCGTGCCGCCTATCCCGCGCCGGTCGAGCCGCGTCTGGACATGCTGCGGACGATGATGAAGGCGGGGGCGGAGGCAGAAGCGCAGGCGAAGGGTTGA